The Streptomyces sp. NBC_01298 genome contains the following window.
TCAGCGTCCCGGACACCCCGTACGACAGCACGCTGTGGACGGACGCCGACGACGAAGGTCTCGGAGCCCGCGACCGCCGCGCCCCCTGACGCGCGCCTCCCGCACACCCCACCGCCCCACCGGACCCGGTCACCCGCAGCGACGGCGGCCGGGTCCCCCGGGGCACCCCTCATCACTCCACCCGGAGTCCCTCTTGGCCACAGGCACCCAACCATCGCCACAGCGGCCCGGCGGCGTCCACGACGCCTCGCGGGCCGCGATACCGGCCCGGCACCTGCGGACCGACCGGTGGTGGCTCTCGCCCGCCGGCACCGCGGCCGGGCTGCTCGCCTTCATCGTCTACTCGACCTGGCGGGCCTTCGCCAACGCCGACTACTACGCGGCGCCGTACGTCTCCCCGTTCTACTCCCCGTGCCTCGCGGAGAACTGCGCGGACATGCGCGGCGGCCCGAACCTCGACCTCTTCGGCAGCTGGTGGGGCCTGTCCCCCGCGCTGCTGATCCTGGTCTTCCCGCTCGGCTTCCGGCTGACCTGCTACTACTATCGCAAGGCCTACTACCGGGGCTTCTGGGCCTCGCCGCCCGCCTGCGCCGTCGCCGAGCCGCACGCCTCGTACAGCGGTGAGACGCGCTTCCCGCTGATCTTCCAGAACATGCACCGGTACTTCTTCTACGCGGCCCTGCCGGTGGCGGGCATCCTCACCTACGACACCGTGCTGACCTTCCGAAACGAGCAGTACGAGTGGGGCCACATGGGCCTCGGGACGCTGCTGTTCGTCGTCAACATCGGGCTGATCTGGGCGTACACCCTGTCCTGCCACTCCTGCCGGCACATCATGGGCGGCCGCCTGAAGCACTTCTCCAAGCACCCGGTGCGCTACCGCCTGTGGGGCTGGATCAGCCGTCTCAACACCCGTCACATGCAGCTGGCGTGGGCCTCGCTGATCAGCGTCGCCCTGTGCGACTTCTACGTGTACCTGCTGGCCAGCGGCGCCTTCACCGACCCGAGGATCTTCTAGTGACCCAAGTGGAACGGCAGCAGTGGGACGTGGTCGTCGTCGGGGCCGGCGGTGCCGGGCTGCGGGCCGCGATCGAGGCGCGCGAGCGGGGCGCCCGTACGGCCGTGATCTGCAAATCCCTCTTCGGCAAGGCCCACACCGTGATGGCGGAGGGCGGGATCGCCGCCTCCATGGGCAACGTCAACGAGGGCGACAACTGGCAGGTGCACTTCCGCGACACGATGCGCGGAGGCAAGTTCCTGAACCAGTGGCGGATGGCGGAGCTGCACGCCAAGGAGGCGCCGGACCGGGTCTGGGAGCTGGAGACCTGGGGCGCGCTCTTCGACCGCACGCCCGACGGGAAGATATCGCAGCGCAACTTCGGCGGGCACGAGTACCCGCGGCTCGCGCACGTCGGCGACCGGACCGGGCTGGAGCTGATCCGCACCCTCCAGCAGAAGATCGTCCAGCTCCAGCAGGAGGACTTCAAGGAGTACGGGGACTACGAGGCCCGGCTCAAGGTCTTCCAGGAGTGCACGGTCACGAGGATCTTGAAGACCGAGCCCGATAGCGGCTCCGCCGCGGACTCGAGGGTCTCCGGGACCTTCTGCTACGAGCGCGAGACCGGGCGGTTCTTCGTCCTGGAGGCCCCGGCGGTGGTGCTGGCCACGGGCGGGATCGGGAAGTCCTTCAAGACCACGTCCAACTCGTGGGAGTACACGGGCGACGGCCACGCGCTGGCGCTGCTCGCCGGAGCCCCGCTGCTGAACATGGAGTTCGTGCAGTTCCACCCGACCGGTATGGTCTGGCCGCCCTCGGTCAAGGGCATCCTCGTCACCGAGTCGGTGCGCGGCGACGGCGGGGTGCTGCGCAACAGCGAGGGCAAGCGGTTCATGTTCGATTACATCCCGGACGTGTTCAAGGAGAAGTACGCCCAGTCCGAGGAGGAGGGCGACCGCTGGTACGAGGACCCGGACCACAACCGGCGCCCGCCCGAGCTGCTCCCCCGCGACGAGGTGGCCCGGGCCATCAACTCCGAGGTCAAGGCCGGGCGCGGGTCCCCGCACGGCGGGGTGTTCCTGGACGTGTCCACCCGGATGCCGGCCGAGAAGATCAAGCGGCGGCTCCCGTCGATGTACCACCAGTTCAAGGAGCTGGCGGACGTGGACATCACCGCCGAGCCGATGGAGGTCGGCCCGACCTGCCACTACGTGATGGGCGGCATCGCGGTCGAGTCCGACACGGCCGCCACCCTCGGGGTACCGGGCCTGTTCGCCGCCGGTGAGGTCGCGGGCGGGATGCACGGCTCGAACCGGCTGGGCGGGAACTCCCTGTCCGACCTGCTGGTCTTCGGCCGCCGGGCCGGGCTGCACGCCGCCGAGTACGCGGCGCGGGACGCCCCGGCCGTCGGCGGGCGGCCCGAGGTGTCCCAGGCGCAGATCGACGCGGCGGCCTCGGAGGCGCTGGCCCCCTTCCACGCCGCCGAGGGCGCGGAGAACCCGTACACCCTCCACCAGGAGCTCCAGACGGCGATGAACGACCTCGTCGGGATCATCCGCCGGGAGGGCGAGATGGCCCAGGCGCTGGAGAAGCTCGCGGCCCTGCGCGTACGGGCCTCCCGGGCCGGGGTCGAGGGGCACCGGCAGTTCAACCCCGGCTGGCACCTGGCCCTGGACCTGCGCAACATGCTGCTCGTCAGCGAGTGCGTGGCCCGCGCCGCCCTGGAGCGCACCGAGAGCCGGGGCGGGCACACCCGCGAGGACTGCCCGGCGATGGAGCGGTCCTGGCGGCCGGTGAACCTGCTGTGCCGGCCGGTGACCGTGCCCGATGGAGACCTCGCTCCCGCCGACCCGGCCGCGGACCGGATCGAGCTGACCCGGGTGCGCACCGACCCCATCCGACCGGACCTGCTCGCGCTCTTCGAGAAGGAAGAGCTGGTCAAGTACCTCGCCGAAGAGGAGCTGTACGAGTGAGTAGCTACGATGCCGCGTTCCGGATCTGGCGGGGCGACGCGGAGGGCGGTGAGCTGCGCGACTTCACCGTGGAGGTGAACGACGGGGAAGTGGTCCTGGACATCGTCCACCGGCTCCAGGCCACCCAGGCGTCCGACCTCGCGGTGCGGTGGAACTGCAAGGCGGGCAAGTGCGGTTCGTGCAGCGCGGAGGTCAACGGGCGGCCGCGGCTGATGTGCATGACGCGGATGTCGACCTTCTCCCGCGAGGAGACGATCACCGTGACCCCGCTGCGGGCCTTTCCGGTCGTCCGCGACCTGGTGACGGACGTGTCCTTCAACTACCAGAAGGCGCGCGAGGTGCCCGCGTTCGTGCCGCCCGCCGGGGTGGCTCCCGGCGAGTACCGGATGCAGCAGATCGACGTGGAGCGCTCGCAGGAGTTCAGGAAGTGCATCGAGTGCTTCCTGTGCCAGGACACCTGTCACGTGGTGCGCGACCACGAGGAGAACAAGCCCGCCTTCGCCGGTCCGCGCTTCCTGATGCGGGTGGCGGAGCTGGACATGCACCCGCTGGACGCGGCGGCCGAAGCGGGCCTGGACCGCAAGCGCACGGCGCAGGAGGAGCACGGGCTCGGCCTCTGCAACATCACCAAGTGCTGCACGGAGGTCTGCCCCGAGGGGATCAAGATCACCGACAACGCCCTGATCCCGCTGAAGGAGCGGGCCGTGGACCGCAAGTACGACCCGCTCGTGTGGCTGGGGAGCAAGATCGGGCGTCGCTCCGGTCGATAGCCGCCCCCAATCGTTCACTTGGCACGACAGAATGCCCCCTGAGCAACGTCGTTGACGTGAAGTCAGGGGGCATTCGCGGTGCGGGTGGGGGATCAGCTGGCGGGCCGGTACCGCCTCGAACAGCGGCTCGGCAAGGGCGGCTTCGGCGAGGTGTGGCGGGCGTTCGACACGGCACTGGACCGGGCCGTGGCGGTGAAGGTGCTCCTGGAGACGGCCATGTCCGACGAGGCGGTCGCCCGCTTCCGGCGCGAGGCCACCATCGGGGCGCGGCTCCAGCATCCCGGCATCACCGTGGTGCACGACGTGGGGCAGGAGGACGAGCGGCTCTTCATCGTCATGGAGCTGCTCGCCGGTGAGGATCTGCGCGCGGCGCTGGTCCGGGCTCCGGGCGGGATGCCGGTGGCGGTCGCGCTGGATCTCGCCGCCCAGACCGCCGAGGCGCTGGCCGCCGCGCACGAACGCTCGGTGATCCACCGGGACTTGAAGCCGGCCAACCTCTTCCTGCTGCCCGGGGGCCGGCTGAAGATCTGCGATTTCGGCATCGCGCACTCCTCGGACGCCACGGCCGGCTGGACGGTCACCGGCCGGATCTTCGGCAGCCCGCCGTACATGGCCCCCGAGCAGTGGCGGGGCGAGCGGGTGGACGCCCGGTGCGATCTGTACGCGCTGGGGGGCGTGCTGTACGCGCTGCTGAGCGGGGAGCCGCCCTTCGGGGAGGCGGAGGTCCCCTACGTCCTGATGCGCCGGCACATCGAGGACCGGCCGCGCCCGCTGCGGGAGGCCGGCCTGCCGGTTCCGCCGGAGGTGGAGCGGCTGGTGGGGCAGCTGCTGGAGAAGAGCCCGGCGGACCGGCCGGAGTCGGCGGACGCGGTGGCCGCGGGGCTGCGGGCGCTGCTGCGGGCGGGGGCGGGCGCGGGTCCCGGGACGGGGTCGGTGGTGGGGTCCGCGGTGCCCGTCGGGCGTGCGGCCTCGGCGGCGCCGGGCGGTCCGGAGACCCCGGGCGGTACGGCTGCTCCGGGGGCCGTACCGGACGGGGCCGTACCGGACGGGGCTGCTCCGGACGGGGCTGCCGGGGGCGGGTTCGGGCCGGCCTCCCTGTACGCGCCGGACACTGGGGGCGGGTTCGGGCCCGTGTCCATCCCCGCGCCGGACACCTGGGGCCGGTTCGGGCCCGCATCCGCGTCCGCCCCCGGTGCCGGGGGTACGCCCGGTGCCGCCTCCGCGCCCGGTGCCGTGTCCGCTCCCGGTGCCGTGTCCGCTCCCGGCACCGGGGGCGGGCCCGCGGCGGCCGCCGTGCCGGACACCGGGGCCGTTCCCGTTCCCGTACGGGACTTCGTACGGGAGCTGCTGCTGGAAGCCGAGGAGTCGCTCCGGGCACTGCCCGCCGGCGCCCCGGCGCGGATCGAGGTGCTGGCCCTCGCCGCCGATGCCGCGGCCCGCTTCGACGGCGGGCTCGCCGGCCGGCTGCTGGCCGACGCCGAGGCCGCCGCGTGGGCCGGCGACGGGGGCGACGGGGCTCGGGCGGCCCGACTGCTGACCGGGCTGGCCAAGGACGTCTCCGCGCACGCCCCGGCCCGGGCCCGGCGGCTGCTGACCGACGCGCAGCAGGCGCTGTTCACCGTGTTCGGCTCCAACCGGTCGGGCCCGCTGCGCGCGGTGGCGGAGGAGCTGGCCCGGGTGGCGCCGGAGCAGGCCGCGCGGATCGCGGCGGACCACTTCGCCGACAGCCCGGCCGAGAAGCGGCTCGGCGCCCGCATCGCCACGGCCGTCGCGGCGGCCGACCCCGCCGAGGCCGAACTGCGCCTCGCGCTGATCCAGGACGCCGGGCTGCGCGGGGCCGCCACCTAC
Protein-coding sequences here:
- a CDS encoding fumarate reductase/succinate dehydrogenase flavoprotein subunit, whose protein sequence is MTQVERQQWDVVVVGAGGAGLRAAIEARERGARTAVICKSLFGKAHTVMAEGGIAASMGNVNEGDNWQVHFRDTMRGGKFLNQWRMAELHAKEAPDRVWELETWGALFDRTPDGKISQRNFGGHEYPRLAHVGDRTGLELIRTLQQKIVQLQQEDFKEYGDYEARLKVFQECTVTRILKTEPDSGSAADSRVSGTFCYERETGRFFVLEAPAVVLATGGIGKSFKTTSNSWEYTGDGHALALLAGAPLLNMEFVQFHPTGMVWPPSVKGILVTESVRGDGGVLRNSEGKRFMFDYIPDVFKEKYAQSEEEGDRWYEDPDHNRRPPELLPRDEVARAINSEVKAGRGSPHGGVFLDVSTRMPAEKIKRRLPSMYHQFKELADVDITAEPMEVGPTCHYVMGGIAVESDTAATLGVPGLFAAGEVAGGMHGSNRLGGNSLSDLLVFGRRAGLHAAEYAARDAPAVGGRPEVSQAQIDAAASEALAPFHAAEGAENPYTLHQELQTAMNDLVGIIRREGEMAQALEKLAALRVRASRAGVEGHRQFNPGWHLALDLRNMLLVSECVARAALERTESRGGHTREDCPAMERSWRPVNLLCRPVTVPDGDLAPADPAADRIELTRVRTDPIRPDLLALFEKEELVKYLAEEELYE
- a CDS encoding protein kinase domain-containing protein, producing the protein MRVGDQLAGRYRLEQRLGKGGFGEVWRAFDTALDRAVAVKVLLETAMSDEAVARFRREATIGARLQHPGITVVHDVGQEDERLFIVMELLAGEDLRAALVRAPGGMPVAVALDLAAQTAEALAAAHERSVIHRDLKPANLFLLPGGRLKICDFGIAHSSDATAGWTVTGRIFGSPPYMAPEQWRGERVDARCDLYALGGVLYALLSGEPPFGEAEVPYVLMRRHIEDRPRPLREAGLPVPPEVERLVGQLLEKSPADRPESADAVAAGLRALLRAGAGAGPGTGSVVGSAVPVGRAASAAPGGPETPGGTAAPGAVPDGAVPDGAAPDGAAGGGFGPASLYAPDTGGGFGPVSIPAPDTWGRFGPASASAPGAGGTPGAASAPGAVSAPGAVSAPGTGGGPAAAAVPDTGAVPVPVRDFVRELLLEAEESLRALPAGAPARIEVLALAADAAARFDGGLAGRLLADAEAAAWAGDGGDGARAARLLTGLAKDVSAHAPARARRLLTDAQQALFTVFGSNRSGPLRAVAEELARVAPEQAARIAADHFADSPAEKRLGARIATAVAAADPAEAELRLALIQDAGLRGAATYDTVLAVAPNDLAAALRLSERIGSAGGRLLALCQVARDRAAAGDAAGGSRALEQAEEELPRFLEERAAWLREEAAHHTEQGRLVQAERLRNQASGLLRRHPQEAADEKARHALDSLASARAAVEREGRPPLDPAVARERAGRARNLPDAAERARSLARIARECVATAGVPWLREAAADAGSPLPAGTTVTGRDGTVPRGRAAAPGARAWHTSARPAGLYAAGARVVWRKGTEVGCVRVDAGATLWTAYADEGAAAPPLPGTGPLLVSCEADAATVYVQVRRDDAAGVRLLARDPRDGRVRWWRDLPVERPLHSAGPVLVLGAPGDLTALRAETGEVLWQRTLPDSATRSPAAVGDCLVLADDRLVQALHLPTGRPVWSFPRARPEERALHGQQLSGGPVHLLDGGALLALDRATGRELWRFALGTPAERLLIERGTVYAAAHRPDQGADLVFALDAGTGALRWQRALTRREGRVCTLDLLGLRPGGLYVKVPRGGRRGLLSRSADPFVSVLDPATGKSRRQWEEPALAQGDTLLVGDRLVLSRPELTAYALP
- a CDS encoding succinate dehydrogenase/fumarate reductase iron-sulfur subunit, giving the protein MSSYDAAFRIWRGDAEGGELRDFTVEVNDGEVVLDIVHRLQATQASDLAVRWNCKAGKCGSCSAEVNGRPRLMCMTRMSTFSREETITVTPLRAFPVVRDLVTDVSFNYQKAREVPAFVPPAGVAPGEYRMQQIDVERSQEFRKCIECFLCQDTCHVVRDHEENKPAFAGPRFLMRVAELDMHPLDAAAEAGLDRKRTAQEEHGLGLCNITKCCTEVCPEGIKITDNALIPLKERAVDRKYDPLVWLGSKIGRRSGR